A stretch of DNA from Pseudonocardia hierapolitana:
GTGCGGACGTGCAACACGACAGCGGCGCCGAGGGCGGCGGCCAGCAACCCGCCGACGAGGTCGTGGCGCCAGGGGACGCCGGTGGTCGGCGCGGACGTGGGTTCGACCGTCACGGGACCTCCTCGCTGGCGCTCGTCGGCGCCGCGACGGGCCGTGCTGTGTTGGATGGTGACCTCGCGAGCTCGGTCACGCCGCCAGCCCGGCGGCGCGCATGATCTCGCCCTTCTCGGCGTCCTGCTCCGCGAGGTACGCGCCGAACTCCTGCGCGTTGCGCCAGACGATGCCGAAGCCCGCCGTGCCCATGAACTCCTCGTAGGCGGGGCTGTGCACGATGGCGTCGAGGTGGCAGCTCAGCTCGCCGACCACGTCCTCGGGCAGGTCGGCCGGCCCGGTGATGCCCCGCCAGGCCGCCATCGTGAAGTCGAGGCCCTGCTCGCGCAGCGTGGGCACGTCCGGGAAGTTCGGCAGGCGCTCCTCGGCCATCACGGCGAGGGCCTTGGCCCGCCCGGCCTGGATCATCGTCTGGTTCTCCACGAGGCTCGCCGTGGAGACGTGGACGCCGCCTGCCACCAGCTCCTGCAGCGCAGGCGCCGCGCCCTCGCTGGGCACCCAGCGGATCGCGTCGGCGGGCAGCCCCGCCTCCAGCAGCATCCCGGCCCGCGCGAGGTCCCAGATCCCGCCCCGCCCGGTGCCGGACGCCGTGGTCGCCCCCGGCTGGGCGCCGGCCTCGGCGAGCAGCTGCTTCACATCGGCCCATGGCGCGTCGCTGCGCACGGTGACGCCCGCCGGGTCGGAGTTGACCAGCCCGATCGGGGTGAGCTGCTCGTAGGTGAGCTCCGTCAGCCCCTGCCAGTGCATCATCGTGATCTCGACCGTGGCCATCCCGATCGTCGTGCCGTCGGGCCGCGCGGTGGCGATGGCGCTGTGGCCCACGACCCCGCCGCCGCCCGTCCGGTTGACGACGTTGACCTGCGTGCCGAGCCGCTCGGCCAGCTGGGTGCCGATGAACCGGGCGACGCTGTCGGTGCCACCGCCCGCTGCCCACGGCACGATCATCTCGATCGGCCTGCGCGGGAAGTCGGGAGCGGTGTCGCACGGCGACGCGGGTGCGTTCGAGCTCGCCCCACCCCCACAGGCTGCCAGCACCAGACTCAGCGCAACCGGCAGGACGGCGAGGCGGAGGCGACGGGTCAACGGCATGGGTGACAGCTCCAGTCCACGGTGACGGTGCGTGCCCGCATGATGGACATCCGCCGCAGACCGGGTCAATCACCATCTGCGGCTAGCAGTATTCGCGATCCGGATAGTCCGGGCCGGTGCTGCTCCCACCGGCAGCGTTTAGGAGAGTTGCGGTCATGACCCGTCCGACCGTCCTGATGCCCGCCCGCATGCACGATGTCGTCGTCGACGGCTGCGCCGAACGCTTCGAGCTCGTCCGGCTGTGGGAGGCCACCGACCCGGACGCGCTGCTCGCCGAGCGCGGCGCCGACGTGCGTGGCCTCGCCACCGGCGGCCACCACCCGGTCGACGCCGCCCTGCTCGACAAGCTGCCGAACCTGCAGATCGTCGCCAACTTCGGCGTCGGGTACGACAGCGTGGACGTCGATGCGGCCACCGAGCGCGGCGTGGTCGTCACCAACACCCCCGGCGTGCTGGACGACGAGGTCGCCGACACCGCGCTCGCGCTGCTGCTGATGACCGTGCGCGAGCTGGGGCAGGCCGAGCGGTACCTGCGCGCCGGGCGGTGGGCGGCCGAGGGGCACTACCCGCTCACGGATCTGACGATGACGGGCCGCAAGCTCGGGATCCTCGGGCTGGGCCGGATCGGTGAGGCGATCGCGAAGCGCGCCGAGACCTTCCGGATGACGGTGGGCTACCACAACCGCAGCGAGAAGGACGTCCCGTACCGCTACTACCCGTCGCTGCTGGAGATGGCGCGCGACGTGGACACGCTGCTGGTCGTCGTGCCGGGCAGCGCCGCCACCCGCCACCTGGTCGACGCCGAGGTGCTCGAGGCGCTCGGCCCGGACGGCGTGCTCGTCAACATCGGGCGCGGCACGGTGGTGGACGAGGCCGCGCTCATCGGGGCGTTGAAGACGCGCACGATCCGCGCGGCGGGCCTCGACGTCTACGAGGACGAGCCGAACGTCCCACGGGAGCTGATCGACCTCGACAACGCCGTGCTGCTCCCCCACGTCGGGTCGGCGAGCAAGCCCACCCGCCGGGCCATGGGCAGGCTGGTGGTCGACAACCTGACCTCCTGGTTCACCGACGGCCGCGCCCTCACCCCGGTCAACGGCTGAGCGGGACGAGCACCCGGATCGATCCCGGCGAGTACTCCTCGATCACGGGACCGGCCGCGGCGACGCCGAGGTCGTCGACCACGGCGAAGGCGGCACGGTAGGCCATCGGCAAGCCCGCGGGGTTTCCGCGGTGCACGGCCGCCACGGCGCGACCGGTCGGCAGCCATGCCGTGTCGAGGTCGTCGCGCGGCTCGCCGGCGATCGGAGCGAACACGAACCCGCTGACCTCGTCGGACAGGTCGAGCGGGAACGTCGCACCCCACGGACCCGAGCGCTCGTGGCCGGCCCGGCGCAGCACCGAGCGAAGGCTCGCGATCCTGCGGGTCACACCGGCTTCGAGCTCGTCGAGCGGGAGCAGGAAGGGCAGCGCGACCACCTCGCGGTCGGCGAGGCCGACGACGTCCACCTCGTGGTCGGCGGGCGGGCTCTCGGAGAGGAGCTCGTCGAGGCCGCGCAACCGCTCCCTGCGGAGCTCGATCTCGGCCGCGACGCGCCTGCGCTCGCCTGCGAGCACGGCCGACGCGGCGGGTCCGCCCGCGAGGACGCGGCCGATCCGGTCCGGCGTGACGCCGAGCGACCGGAGCCGCGAGATCAGGACGGCGACCGGTAGCTGATCGATCGTGTAGCGCCGGTAGCCGCTGCCCGGGTCGACGACCGCCGGAACGAGCAGCCGGATCCGGTCGTAGTACCGCAGCGTCGAGACCGGCAGCCGGCACCGGCGCGCGAACTCGCCGATCATCAGCTCGTTCATGCCTGCAGCATGGTGGATATCGGCATCGTCACGTCGACCGTCGGACGGCGAGCGACGATCGCTGCGACCGCCGCCGGCCGGATGCCGAGTGCGAGGAGCGCGGCGCCCCGGTCGAAGTGCTCGCGGTAGGCGTGGCACGTCCCGTCCGCGGTCTCGAACACCGACACCCCGCTGAAGGTGAGCGTGCGCCCGGCACTCGGCGGCACCGCCGCGCTGACGGTGAAGGCGAAGGTCCACTCGCCGATGGTGCAGTCCGGGTCCGCCACGACGCGGGTCATGGTCCACTCGTGGCGGTCGCCCTCGGCGTACATCCGCTCGAACAGCGAGCGGATCGGGTCGTGACCGGAGAACGTTCCGTAGAACAGGTCCCGGTAGGTGGCGTCCGGGGCGAAGCAGGCGAGCACCCCGTCGACGTCGCCGGCGTTGAACGCGGACGCGAATCGGTCCGCCACGGAGGTTGCTGAGGTCGGCATGACCCGAGGCTCGACCGTGAAGCCGGGTGAGGGTCAAGGGCCCGACGGCCCGGCGCGGCGGACGCCCCCTGCGGGCGGTGCCCCGCCCTGCCCTCCGGTGACCATCGTGGGCGCGTCCGGGGTGAGTGCCCGCTCGGTCAGCACGCCACCGGCGAACCCCAGCACGAAGATCAGGGCGGCGACCAGCGCGACCGTGAGCCTGCTGGTCCGCTTCGGCCGCTCCCACTCCAGATCCAGCAGGTCGTCATGAGATTCCATCGGCATCACTCGTATCTGAGGGCGTGGATCGGACGCAGGTTCGCCGCCTTGTTCGCGGGATGGATGCCGAAGAACAGTCCGATCGCCACGGACACGACGAAGGCGAGCAGCACGGAGAACGGCGCGACGATGAGCTGGAACCCGCCGATCGACAGCGAGCCGACCACGACGCCGATGCCGATCCCGAGCAGGCCGCCCGCGACGGAGAGCATCGTGGCCTCGAGCAGGAACTGCCCGACGATGTCGGACTTCTGCGCGCCCACGGCTTTCCGGATGCCGATCTCGCGCGTCCGTTCCGTGACGGTAACGAGCATGATGTTCATGACGCCGATCCCGCCCACCAGGAGCGAGATGCCGGCCACGGCTCCGAGCAGCAACGTGAAGGTCGCGTTGACCTCGGACACCGCCTCCAGGATGGACGTCGGGCTGGAGATCGAGAAGTCCGGGACCTTCGTGCCGTGGCGCGCGGTCAGGATGGCGGTGACCTCCGCCGTGGCCGTCGGGACACCCTCCGCCGATGTGGCCTTCACCGAGATGCTGGAGAGCGGCCCGTAGCCCGTGAGGGTGTCCTGCACCGCGGTCATCGGTGCGAGCACGCGGTCGTCCTGGTCCTGCGGCCCGCTGCTGCCCTTGGCGGTCAGCAGGCCGACCACCTGGAACGCCACGCCGTTCAGCTGGATCGGCTGCCCGACGATCGCGCGCCCGTCGCCGCCGGCCAGCGCGATGGCGACCGTGGCCCCGACGAGCGCCACCCGGCTGCGCGCGAGGTAGTCGGAGTCGGTGATCGCCTCGCCCTCCTGCACCGTGTCGTCGTGGTTGGCGAGATAGCTCGGAGTCGTCCCGGTCAGCGTGGCGACCTCGTGCGACGCGCCCTGGTAGGTGGCCGTCACCGAGCTCGCGGTGACCACCGGCGCCACCGACGCGACGGTCGGGGCCAACGCCGGGTCCACGAGCGCCTCGGCGTCCTCCAGGGTCAGCTGGACCGCGCGGATCTCGGTGCCGCGGTCGTCCTCGGAGGGCTGGGCCGCGGCGCCCGGCGGCCCGACGGGGCGGGGCCCGCCACCTCCGAGGAAGCCACCGCCGATGCGGACACCGCCGCCGCGGCCACCGGAGCCCTGGCCGGTCTCGGGCGTGATCGTCAGCGTGTTGCTGCCCAGCGCGCTGATCGACGCCGTGGTGGCGGCGCTCGCGCCAGTACCCGCGGCGACGAGGATGATCACCGCGGCGACGCCGATGACGATCCCCGACATCGTCAGCACCGAGCGCATCTTGTTCGCCAGCACCCCGGCGACGGCGAACTGCAGGCTCTGCCCGAGGTTCACGACGCCACCGCCGGGACCACGCGTTCATCCGAGACGATCCGGCCGTCGCGCATGTGGAGCACGCGCTTCGCACGCCGCGCCACCTGCTCCTCGTGGGTGATCACCACGAGGGTCCGGCCGTCGGAGTTGAGGTCGTCGAAGAGCGCCAGCACCTCGTCGGTGCTGCGGCTGTCGAGGGCGCCGGTCGGCTCGTCGGCCAGCAGGAGGACGGGATCGGTCGCGATCGCCCGGGCGATGGCCACCCGCTGCTGCTGCCCGCCGGACAGCTCCGACGGGCGGTGGTGGACCCGGTCGCCGAGCCCCACCTGCTCCAGCGCCCGCAACGCCCGGCTGCGCCGCTCCGCCTTGCGGACGCGGGCGTAGGCCATCGGCAGCTCGACGTTGCGCAAGGCCGTGGTGCGCGGGATCAGGTTGAACGACTGGAAGACGAACCCGATCTTCCGGTTGCGGATCAGGGCCTGCTGGCGTTCGTCGAGCCGCCGGGTGTCGACGCCGTCGAGGGCGTAGCGGCCCCGGGACGGGAGGTCCAGGCAGCCGATGATGTTCATCAGCGTCGACTTCCCGGAACCCGACGCCCCCATCACCGCGACGTAGTCGCCGCGCCCGACGACGAGGTCGACCCCGTCGACCGCCCGTACCACCGTGTCGCCGCTGCCGTAGATCTTCGCGACGTCGCGCAGCTCGATGACCGGCCGCATCACCCGCCACCGCCCTGCCGTGGGAAGCCCGCGCCGGAACCGCCGGTCGCGACGTTCGGCGTCGGCAGCACCAGCACGTCGCCCTCCGATACACCGCTGATGATCTCGGTCTCGGCCGGCCCGGACACCCCGATCCGGACGGGGACGACCGTGTCGGCGCCGCCCCGGCGCACCGTCACCGTGCTCCGGTTGCCGGTCGTCGTGATCGCCTGCGTCGGCGCCTTCAGCACTGCGGTTGCGGTGCCCGTCGTGATCGACAGGTTGGCGGTTGCCCCGACGCCGACACCGAGCGGAGCCGTCGTCAGCGAGATCGTGACCGGGTAGAGCACGACGTCGTTCGACACGGTGCTCTGCGGGTCCTTCCGGGTGACCGTGCCGTTGGCGGTGGTCCCCGTCGCCGGGAACGAGATCGTCGCCTGCTGGCCGAGCTCGAGCTTCGCCGCGTCGGCCTCGGGGATGTCCGCGGTCACGGCGAGCTCGCTGACGTTGGCGATGACGACGAAGCCGTCGCCCGCCGACGTCGCGGCGTCCGACGCCGCCGAGTCGCCGTCCCCGCCGCTGTCCCCCTCGCCGTCCGACCCGGAGTCGCCCGAGCCCTGCCCGTTCGTGAACTCGCCCACCTCGCCGTTCACGGCGAGCACGAGCCCGCCCTGCGGCGCCTTCAGCGCGGTCTCGTCCACGGCGCGGCGGGCCGTGTCGACCTCGACCTGCGCGTTGTCCACCGTGGCCTGTGCCTGGGCGATCTCCTCCGGCGACTGCGGGTGCTCGTTCTCCTCCGCGGTGAGCTTCGCCGCCGTGACGTCGCCCTCCGCCTTCGTCACCGCCTGCTTGTTGGTGTCGATCGTCGTCCCGCCCTTCAGCAGGGTGTCCGCCCTGGCCTGCTCCGCCTCCGTGACGGCCTGCCTGCCCTGGTCGAGGGTCGCCTCCCGGGTCTGCTTCGCCGTCGTGGTCGCCTGCTTGTCGGCCAGCAGGACCGAGTCACGGGTGTTCTTCGCGTTCTTCGTGGCGAGCTTCGCCTGCGTGCAGCTGGTGGAGTCCTCGTCCGTCTCCGTGATCGAGCTCCCGCCGCCGCAGGCCGCCTGCTCTTCCGCCTCGGCCTGCTCGACGAGGGTCTTCTGGGTCTTGGTGTCGGCCTCGAGCTTCTCCTCGGCGTTCTCGATCGCCGTGGCGGTGGCCTCGTCGTCGTTCGCCAGCTGGGTCTTCGCGTTCTCGATCGCCGTCTGCGTCGCCACCCGGTCGAGCTCGAGCTGCTTCTCCGCGGCCGTGACCGCGGCACGTGCGTTGGCGAGCGCCTGCTCGGCCTGGGTGATCGCCAGCTGGTCCTGCTGCGCCTGCACGTCGGTCGCGCCGGCCCGCGCCTGGTCGAGGGCGGCCCGCGCGCCCGCGAGCTGCGCCTCTGCGGTGCGCAGCTGCGCATGGGCGTCGGCGTCGTCGATCGTGGCCAGCGTCTGGCCGAGCGTGACGGTGTCACCCGGCTCGACCGCCACGGAGGTGACGGTGCCCGACCCCTCGAAGCTGACCGGCGTGCGCAGCGACGACTCCGCGTTGCCGCTCCCGGTGACGGTCGCCGTCACGTCGCCGCGACTGACCGTCGCCGTGCGCGCGACCGGCTGTTGGCCGCCGGGGTTCGTGATCACCAGGACCGTGGCCACGATCGCCACGACCAGCAGCAGGAGCAGCCCGAGGTTCAGCCATCGCGCGCGCGCCCACGCCAACGCCGCCGCGAGTCTCCGGTCACCCGCTCTCGCCATGATTCCCTTTCACGCAATATTGGAATGCGCTTGGAGAGAGCTGTGAAAACGCTATGAAAAGCCCCTCCGCACACATTTAGACAATGCGACGATAGCGGGGAGAAATGGGAGTGGATGACGGGGGTCATTCAGAACTGTGTGCGCGCACAGAGGCCGGTCGCCCGCGCTCGCCGGCGGGAACCCGCACACACCGACCGCACCTGACACACACGTCCGGCAGTGTGTGCCAGGGCGGGGAGGTCTGTGCGACGAGTCAGGCTCGCAGGTAGGTCGACAGCCGGGCGGCGATCGGGCCGAAGTCGGAGAGTGCATCCCATCCCCGCCCGGCTGCGCGAGTCTCCGACACTGCCGCTTCGGGCGTCGGCGAAGGCGAGGACGCGGCGGGCGTCCGGACTGCCGCGCCAGCCCGCACAATGAGCAAGCGCCGCAACCAGCGCGGCCTGCAGGGCGGCGAGGCGTTCCGGTTCGGTGAGCACCGCGTGCAATGCCGCGTCGGCCACGGCGACCGCAGGCTCGAACGCGATCGTGCGGGCGAGGTCGGTGACAGTACGCGCGACGGACGTGACCGGGATCCCGTCGACAGCGCCCACATCCTCGGGGCGCAAGGGAGCTGTGTGGACGTGCACGTGACGGCCGCAGCGGCCCCCGCTGCGCCGCGCCCGCGTGACGTGTACGCGATCGAGCCGGATGCCCCAGGTGGGCAGGCCGTGCAGCACCGCGGCCGAGGCGTGGCTGACAACCGCGCCATCGGCGAGGTGCGCGAGCTCGGCGCGTACCGCCAACGCGTGGCGGGCCTCGCGGCTATCGGGCGTGGTGCCGAGCACGTAGGCGCCACGCCGGACCGGCGTCAGCCGGCCTGCCCGCAGGAGGCGGCGCACCTCGTCGTCGCCGTACCCCTCGAGCCGCAGGGCCTTCCGCTGAACCATCTCGGGCAGGTCCACGACGAGAGCATGCGCTGGTACCCGCTCTCGGCGGGCCGGATCCGTGGATCTCGCCTGACCGATCCGGGCTCGCACATACCGTCCGGCTCTGGCACACACCCCGGAGATGTGTGTCGGAGCACGCGGGTGTGTGCGAGCCGGGCGTCGCTTCGGACTCGGTCAGTGGTTGTCGCGTGGCAATCCCTTCGACGCCACGCGCTGGTACGCCACCGCCGGCTTCAGGACCATGCCTCCGGAGAGCTGGTCCACCATGCTGCGCTGGATCTCCTGCCACGGGGTCTGCGACGCGGGCATCGGGTAGCCGCCCGCCTCCTCCAGCCTGCGACGGCGCTCGGCCAGTTCCGCCTCGGGCACGAGCATGTCGGCGGTGCCGGCGTTGAGGTCGATGCGCACGCGGTCGCCGGTCTGCAGGATCGCGAGGCCGCCGCCGGCCGCCGCCTCGGGGGAGGCGTTGAGGATCGACGGGGAACCGGACGTGCCGGACTGGCGTCCGTCGCCGATGCACGGCAGCGCGTGCACGCCCCGCTTGATCAGCTCGGCGGGCGGCTGCATGTTCACGACCTCGGCGGCGCCGGGGTACCCGAGCGGGCCCGCGCCGCGCATGAACAGCAGGCAGTCCTCGTCGATCTTGAGGTCGGGGTCCTCGATGCGGTGGTGGTAGTCCTCGGGGCCGTCGAAGACGACCGCGCGGCCCTCCAGGACGTTCGGGTGCTCCGGGTCGGACAGGTAGCGCTCCCGGAACTCCTGCGAGATCACGCTCGTCTTCATGATCGCACAGTCGAAGAGGTTGCCCTTCAGCACGAGGAAGCCCGCGTCGTCCTGCAGCGCGTTGTCGAAGGTGCGGATCACGTCGCGGTCGGTGGCCACCGAGTCCCGGCAGTTCTCGCCGATCGTGCGGCCGTTGACCGTGCGGGTGCCTTCGCGGATGAGTCCGTGCTGCATCAGCTCGTGGACGACCGCGGGCACGCCGCCCGCCCGGTAGAACTCCTCGCCGAGGTACTTGCCGGCCGGCTGCAGGTCCACGATCAGCGGGACGTCGAAGCCCAGCCGCTGCCAGTCGTCCATCGGCAGTTCGACGCCCACGTGCCGGGCAACGGCCGTGATGTGGATCGGCGCGTTGGTGGAGCCGCCGATCGCCGAGTTGACGATGATCGTGTTCTCGAAGGCCTCCCGCGTCATCACGTCCGACGGCTTGAGGTCCTCGTGCACCATCTCGACGATCCGGCGGCCGGTGAGGTAGGCGTTGCGGGCGCGGTCGCGGTGCGGCGCCGGGATCGCCGACGAGCCGGGAAGGCTCATCCCGAGCGACTCGGCGAGCGCGTTCATCGTGGACGCGGTGCCCATCGTGTTGCAGTGCCCCGGGGACGGCGCCGAGGAGGCCACCATCTCCACGAACTCGGCCTGGTCGATCTCCTCGGCGGCCAGCATCTCGCGGGCCTTCCACACGATCGTGCCGGAGCCGGTGCGCTCGCCGTTGTACCAGCCGTTGAGCATCGGCCCGCCGGACAGCACGATCGCCGGGATGTCGACGGTGGCCGCGGCCATCAGGCAGGCCGGGGTGGTCTTGTCGCAGCCGGTGGTGAGCACCACGCCGTCGAGCGGATAGCCGTGCAGCACCTCGACCAGCCCGAGGTAGGCCAGGTTGCGGTCGATCGCAGCGGTGGGGCGCTTGCCGGTCTCCTGGATCGGGTGCACCGGGAACTCGAACGCGATCGCGCCCATCTCGCGGATGCCCTCGCGCACCCGGTCGGCGAGCACGAGGTGGTGGCGGTTGCACGGAGAGAGGTCGGAGCCGGTCTGCGCGATCCCGATGATCGGCTTGCCGGACTGCAGCTCCTCGCGCGTCAGGCCCCAGTTCATGTACCGCTCGATGTAGAGCGAGGTCATGCCGGGGTTCTCGGGGTTGTCGAACCACGCCTGGCTGCGCAGGCGCCTCTCCTGAGTCACGTGTCCTTCTTTCAGGGGGTGAGCTGGCCGCCGTTGATCTCGATCACCTGACCGGTGACGTATCCGCTCATCGCGGGATCGGCGAGGAAGAGTACGGTGCCGACGCACTCGTCGGGCGTGCCGGACCGGCCCATGGGGATGCCGGACACCATCGCCGCCATCTGCTCGTCGGGCGTGTTCCGCTCGTGGAACGGCGTGACGATGATGCCGGGCGCGATGGCGTTCACGCGGATCCCGGTCCGCGCGACCTCCTTGGCGAGGCCCCGCGTGAAGGTGCTGACGGCGCCCTTCGCGGTGGCGTACGCGACCGAACCGCCCGCGCCGCCGGTGCGCGCCGCGACCGACGTGAGGTTCACGACCGCGCCCGCACCCTGCCGCTGCATCACCGGCACCGCCTCTCGGCAGGCGGCGAACACCGACGTCATGTTGAGGTCCATGACCCGCGTGAACTGCTCGTCGGACATCTCGGTGACGGGCATGCGCCCCAGCAGGTCACCGGCGTTGTTCACGAGCACGTCGAGCCGCCCGTGTCGCGAGACCACCTCGTGGACGAGCCGGGCGGCCGCGGCCGGCCGCGCGAGGTCCGCCGAGACGACCGACGCCTGCCCGCCCGCCTCCTGGATGGTGGCCGCGACCTTCTCGGCGCCGTCGCGATTGTGCCCGTAGTGCACGACGACCTGCGCGCCGTGGCGGCCGAACCCCTCGGCGACGGCGGCGCCGATCCCGCTGCCGGCGCCGGTGACCAGGACGACCTGACCGGTGAAGTCGAGCATCACATGACCGCCCCGAGCTGCCAGGGCACGAACTCCTCCTGTCCGAAGCCCAGCTCCTCGCTGAAGGTCTTGCGCCCGGACGCGGTGTCGAGGATGAACTGGAACAGCCGCTCCCCCACCGCCTCAACGGACTCGCCCTCGGAGAGGATCACGCCGCAGTTGACGTCCATGTCGCCGGACATCCGCTCGTACATCTCGGTGTTGGTGGCGAGCTTGATGCTGGGCGTCGGCTTGGTGCCCAGAACGGAACCGCGCCCGGTGGTGAAGCACATGACGGTGGCGCCGCCTGCCACGATCCCGGTGACCGACACGGGGTCGTAGCCCGGCGTGTCCATGAACGTGAAGCCCTTGGCGGTGACCCGCTCCGCGTACTTGTAGACGCCCGTGAGGTTCGTCGTGCCGCCCTTCGCGACGGCGCCGAGCGACTTCTCCAGGATCGTGGTGAGCCCGCCCGCCTTGTTGCCCGGCGACGGGTTGTTGTCCATCGACCCGTTGTTCTTCGCGGTGTAGTCCTCCCACCACCGGATCCGCTCGACGAGCTTCTCCGCGATCTCGGGGCTGACCGCACGCCGGGTGAGCAGGTGCTCGGCGCCGTAGATCTCCGGGGTCTCGCCGAGCACGGCGGTGCCCCCGTGGCGCACCAGGATGTCGACGGCCGCGCCCAGCGCGGGGTTGGCGGTGATGCCCGAGTAGGCGTCGGAGCCGCCGCAGTTCAGGCCGAGCACGAGCTCGCTGGCCGGGACGGTCTGGCGGGTGACCTCGTTGGCCTGCGGCAGCATCGCCTTCAGCGCCTCGACGCCCGCCCGGACGGTGGCGACGGTGCCGCCCTGCTCCTGGATCGTCATCGTGGCGACGGGGCGGGACGGGTCGAGCCGCCAGCCCTCCGACACGCCGCGGATCTGGTTGACCTCGCAGCCCAGACCGAGCAGGAGGAACCCGGCGAAGTTGGGGTGCTCGGCGTAGC
This window harbors:
- a CDS encoding UxaA family hydrolase; this encodes MTAPSTDDLGVRLHAADNVVVAAREIPEGTVVGGAPARRVIPRGHKIAVADIAQGEPVRKYNQIIGFATSAIGPGDHVHTHNVEFRAFERDYAVGADVTETQFVPESERATFQGIVRPDGKVATRNYLGILTSVNCSATAAKMIADQFRRPGLLDEFPNVDGVVALTHGTGCGMADDGEGIAVLRRTLAGYAEHPNFAGFLLLGLGCEVNQIRGVSEGWRLDPSRPVATMTIQEQGGTVATVRAGVEALKAMLPQANEVTRQTVPASELVLGLNCGGSDAYSGITANPALGAAVDILVRHGGTAVLGETPEIYGAEHLLTRRAVSPEIAEKLVERIRWWEDYTAKNNGSMDNNPSPGNKAGGLTTILEKSLGAVAKGGTTNLTGVYKYAERVTAKGFTFMDTPGYDPVSVTGIVAGGATVMCFTTGRGSVLGTKPTPSIKLATNTEMYERMSGDMDVNCGVILSEGESVEAVGERLFQFILDTASGRKTFSEELGFGQEEFVPWQLGAVM
- a CDS encoding SDR family NAD(P)-dependent oxidoreductase, which translates into the protein MLDFTGQVVLVTGAGSGIGAAVAEGFGRHGAQVVVHYGHNRDGAEKVAATIQEAGGQASVVSADLARPAAAARLVHEVVSRHGRLDVLVNNAGDLLGRMPVTEMSDEQFTRVMDLNMTSVFAACREAVPVMQRQGAGAVVNLTSVAARTGGAGGSVAYATAKGAVSTFTRGLAKEVARTGIRVNAIAPGIIVTPFHERNTPDEQMAAMVSGIPMGRSGTPDECVGTVLFLADPAMSGYVTGQVIEINGGQLTP